Below is a genomic region from Gemmatimonadota bacterium.
GCGCAGGAAGAATACCTGCTGGCATTCCAGAACGTGAAAAACCTGGAGAACAGCACGTTCGAAAACATCACGCGCGGCGCGGAGTCGCTTTTGGACGCCTCGAAGCGCCGTCTGCTCTACTGGGACGTGACCGAGGCGCAGATCCGGGAACTTGAAGAACGGGGCACGATCGCCCGGACGATGACCATTCATGCGCCTTCGAAAGGCATCGTCGTGGAGCGGATGGCCGAACTGGGCATGCGGGTCACGCCCGGCATGGACATGTACCGCATGGCCGACCTGTCCACCATCTGGGCCTTCGCCCACGTGTACGACGCGGATGCTCCGTGGCTGAGTCCGGGGCTGGCGGCCGAGATGGAACTGCCCTACAATCCGGGGAAAGTCTATCGCGGCACGATCGATTACATCTATCCCTACCTGGACCGCGCGTCGCGGGACATCAAGATCCGGCTGGTCTTCCCCAACCGGGATCTCGAACTGAAACCCCAGATGTACGCCAACATCCGTCTGTCTACCCGCAGCGTGCGGCCCGTGCTCGTGATCCCGGGCAGCGCGGTCATTCACAGCGGGGAGCGCAACGTGGTTTTCATAGCTCTCGAAGGCGGCAGGTTCGAACCGCGCGAGGTGACCCTCGGCATGGAAGGGGAAGATGGCTACGTGCAGGCCACGGACGGCGTCCGCGCCGGCGAGCAGGTCGTGACGTCGGCCCAGTTCCTCATCGATTCGGAGAGCCGGCTCCAGGAGGCGATCCAGAAAATGCTCGACCACCGGATGATGCACTGACCGGGGCGGCCGGCCCGACCTGTCCGACCTGTCCGACAGGCCCGGCCGGAACCATCAGTCGGCCCGGAACTTAAAGGAATCCATCATGTTGCAACGCATAATCGAATACTCCGTCAGGAACCGGTTCCTGGTGATCCTGGTCACGTTGTTGCTGATCGCGGGCGGGACTGTTGCCCTGGTGGAGATCCCGCTCGACGCCATACCGGATCTCTCGGACGTGCAGGTGATCGTCCTGACCGAGTATCCCGGCCAGGCGCCCCAGGTGGT
It encodes:
- a CDS encoding efflux RND transporter periplasmic adaptor subunit, producing the protein MGYVKQTSRGPFRLLILLWLAAALAVAPAAMLAGCGDPESTATSEGGETAQVQLWTCGMHPNVIAEEPGQCPICGMNLTPLKRTAEAEAPTAEAEAPTADAGHESEMEHEHEDGEMSAASTDEPESASPGGAIVIDPVTIQNIGVQTATVQERPLTRSIRTVGHLDYNEEMFSRINVKYAGWIEKLYVNETGQQVAEGDPMLDIYSPELVAAQEEYLLAFQNVKNLENSTFENITRGAESLLDASKRRLLYWDVTEAQIRELEERGTIARTMTIHAPSKGIVVERMAELGMRVTPGMDMYRMADLSTIWAFAHVYDADAPWLSPGLAAEMELPYNPGKVYRGTIDYIYPYLDRASRDIKIRLVFPNRDLELKPQMYANIRLSTRSVRPVLVIPGSAVIHSGERNVVFIALEGGRFEPREVTLGMEGEDGYVQATDGVRAGEQVVTSAQFLIDSESRLQEAIQKMLDHRMMH